gtttggcaacgattctcacccataaaaaataatttgaccGGAATCGTACTTTCAAAGATGATCACGGTTCTCCTCGCTATGGTGGATTCCAGATTTCAGATCTAGAACTTATCCAATTAGAACCGATCAGTCCTAATTTGATCATAAGACAATGATTAAGACACGATAAACAGACGTAAGTAATtgtaagaatttattttttgtttagtaAAACAGTGAATATCATGTTGGATATATTTatccaaaaagaaataacaaatgaAGAGAGAACTGTGGGTGACACAGCAAGATACTTAACTCATTAGATAAAGCACTACACTGGTCGATACGCACGGCAGCTAGCTCGATGGTGGGTGCCGCCTATCTACGGCAATCACCATGGTGATAGTCGCATTTGTTGGGATAATCGCCTTAGATAACAACTGTTAATATAATCTCAAATTGCTTAAATATTTGTATATTTGCAatatattataatatatttaagtGACATGGGATTATACTAACACTCTCCTCACGTGTAAGTCTCTCCCTCACACGTGCTCGACTCGGCTCGACTATTGTGAAATGGACGCGAATCCTATTTTGTATGGCCAATTGATCTGTAAGGATCTAAATTATTAACCAATGCTACGATACTATATTAGAATCTTTATACAAAAGCTTAAGTCCGGCAAAAGGAAACTGAATGTAAGTATGGCACGTTATCACCGTGCATTTAATCGATGTGGAATTATATGAACAACCATGAAATAATCATGGGAAATCATATGAAGATTTATATCTCTCGATCTTGATCTCGACGAGCGCTAGCAACCACTGTTGGCTACTTATTATCAACGACCACCATTTGTGGTGGCCATATGTCAACGAGACGACTGCATCATAATGGCTGCCTATTAAGGACGACCTAGATGTCAGTGGTCTCATTCATTGTCCAGGCAATGAATTGCAGCTTCAGGATTGATTCTGAAATGGCATAAACAAAACATTCTAAAAACTCGTGCTTAAAAGAATTAGGGATGATGGAACATTAAGGGGATATATATCCTTTTTTCACCTCAATTTTGTTTCATCCAATTAGATACCTTAAATTTTCAAATGGGTAGTCGTACCTAAACAAATAAGAAGATCTCTACAAACGTATATATCACATACATTTGAACAAGAAATTGTTAAATGCGATAATAAGCATAGATATAAGAATATTGTCaccaaaagtaagaaaaaaaaaacaaataggaaATGGAACCGTTTAAGCGAGTCaatcaatttaatgaaaacgaatggaagataaatttatgggaaaatttcaaaaagggcCCAAAAGTggtctcgttttctcaaataagggtctagagtgaacatcgtttcaaataaaggcctgaagtgctcaaatcatttcaaataagggcctagctgaaggacatttttgtcttttaatcttctggcattttcttttctgtttttctttttttctcctcccctcacctcctgttcatcatctcttaTGACTTGAATGCATGGTCGTCTTTCATCTTCCATCTACTGACACACTCAacggggaaaagagagaaagagagaaagagagagagagagagagagagggggggggtggGTCGTCTGCGGCGGCCTGCGGGGCATCCTCCTTGGCAAAGCCCTCGGCTATCCGGAGCATGCCCTCAAGTCGAAGTCCAACAACCCGGACGTCAGCATCCCCGGACATTTCGGCGTCGCCGCGGGCACCGGCGTAGTCGGCATCTTTACCGCCATGCTCTTCTCCACAAAGGACCACAGCCGCCCGCTTTTCTGGGAAGACGACACATGGAAGTTCCTCGCCGACCACGGCCGGAAGTTCTACCGCTCGCGGCCCGTCTCCGGCTCGGGCGGGTTCTCGCGGAGGCTTCGGCGGGGGGCTCCGCAGCTCCATGACGTGGCGACGACAGCACTGGAGAAGCTCATGAAGGAGTCCTTCGGCGACGGGGCGGAGAGGGAGCCGATGTTGAGGAACACGCGGAAGCCGGTTTTGGTGCCGTGCTACGACCTAACGAGCTCGGCACCACTCCTGTTCTCGCGCGCTAACGCGCTAGAGACGAACGAGTTCGACTTTCGACTGCGGGAAGTGTGCCAGGCCACATTGGCAGAGCCCGGCGTCCTAGAGCAAGTGCGGATGCGGTCGGTGGACGGGCAGACGCGGTGCGTGGCGGTGGGAGGGGCACTGCTAATGAGCAACCCCGGGGGGGCGGCGGTCACGCACGTGCTGCACAACAAGTAGGAGTTCCCGTTCGTGCGAGGGATGGAGGACCCGTTGAAAAAGACGTGCTGAAGGAGATGATAAACAGGAGGGGAGGggatgagaaaaaaataaaaacagaaaagaaaaggccaaaagattaaaaggaaaaaatgtctTTCaattaggtccttatttgaaacgatttgagcacttcaggcctttatttgaaacgatgttcactctatgcccttatttgagaaaacgagaccACTTGGgaccattttttaaaattttccctaaatttattacgagtgtataaattttttatagtcaaaatattactttgagataaaaaaaaattgataaaatttttggGATAATTTCATTGATATAtcgatttgaatttttcgtgatattaataataaaagaaagaaaaaagaaaaagtcaatcAACCAATTTTTACTTGAAAAATGATAGACGCAACAAGGACTGTCACATCCATGAAAAATGACAGCACCGTGACACCGTCCGCCTCCCGTTCCCATTTATCGGGGGAAGTCCGTAGGTACAAGAAAAGATGATTTGAACTGATTCCGTTTGTTGTCGGGGAGGTGCGTGTGCGATTAGCCCGTGGAAATGTCAAAACTTGGTAACGGAAAAGGACAGACGAACGAGGCCAAAATGTAACCACCGGCCAAAAAGAAGAGGGACATTGGCGGGGACCAATTACGTTTTCCGGCCTCCCGTGTTAGCGTACGTAACATGGACAAAGAATCGTTTTGGGGATGGCTGGCTTTGCCGTTCccgaatagaaaaaaatttcaaataaaagtataaAGTCAAGATAATTTTTTCGAAAGATGACTTAAAATAGTCAAGACAGCCTTGAATAAGATTCTGAAGTGTTCAAATCAATCTCGAATAAAAATCTGACTTGTCGGACGTCCAACACTTAGTTTTTTCCGACGGTTGAGACATGGCATTTCggtccaaaacaaaaaaaaaatggatgaagaTTAAAAGTGTAAAGTGATAATACCAAAGAAAAGGCACATTCGTCGTATTTGTCCAAAACATTTGATTTGAACTTGAGTGTCCACATTGCCAGCCTGCCATGTGCTGACCACCCGCAACACCACCTCGGCCACGTTTCGCCACCACCTCGCCAAACCTCCTTCATTGCAAGCCAAAGAATAGCCTCCGAGAGTCGAGCGAAGCCCCTCCTCCACCCTCTATCTCTGCAGGTCTGGGCTTGAGGATGTCGGATTCGACAAAGATCCTAGATTCAATGTCCTCGACCTCAAGATCCCAAATCCAGTGTCCTCCGAGGCCGGTGACACCATTGGCGACCGGCATTTAGGAGAGAGATATGGCAGAGAATGGTGACGGCaaatattctttatttttttttcttttagattttcacttttctttttaatctttagTCGGATTTTGATTTGGACAATACGGCTCTATTCCGGCTACCGGAAAAATCAACTAATTGCCTCCGACGGCAAGTCAGATCCTTATTTGCGACTGACTGATGTAGCTATTTTGGGccccttttttagaaaatgatcatagtccttatttggaatttttcatgctGCTCCATACGTCGGGGACAAACAAAAGGAAGTTTGGAAAGGAATCTCCAGTCCACGGCCCAGACAAGTCGTGGCCGGGTTTTGGACGGAGGTTGCGCCCTGCCTGGGCGCCCGGTTGGCCCAGGAGAGCGTTGGCGGCAACATAGGCAAGAAAGTTCGCCGCTTTGTCTTCCCCATCTGGGCCCAGAATCGAGGAAAGTCTTTAGGACTCCTCCTGTGTTGGTGGCAAACAAGAAAGGTCATCCCCTTCCAGCAAAGGCCAGTCACTGCCTGCCACTGCTTCGTTTGACTTCTTGAAGGTGAGCTCTCTCGATCTCCATCCCATTTCCATGGCAGCTACTTCTTCCATCGCCACCTTGTCCCGCATTTCCCTTCTCAAACACACCTCGAGACTCGCTTTTTCCGCTCCaattccatcttcttcctcccagACCCTCGCCACTAGACCAAAGGTCCTGAATCGCCATTTCCCACGAAACCCTGTGGTTGTCGCTGCCTCCCCCTCCATCTGTTTCTTGATTTGTCGTGTTCTTCTTTTTGCAGCGATTGAATCGGTTTCGGTTGTTTTCCATGGCGGGGTCGGAGCCCAAAGAATGTCCCTCCAACAACCCAGGACTCCACGCGAGCCCCGATGAGGCCACCAAGGGTTACATCATGCAGCAAACCGTGAGACCCCTCCCCTCTTCACGCTGTCGTACTGTTCTTGATTGCCAATAGTTGGATTTGGTTTGGAGTCATGCTTGAGCTCTAATTTTGTGGCAGATGTTTCGAATTAAGGACC
The genomic region above belongs to Rhodamnia argentea isolate NSW1041297 chromosome 6, ASM2092103v1, whole genome shotgun sequence and contains:
- the LOC115734340 gene encoding patatin-like protein 6, whose amino-acid sequence is MLFSTKDHSRPLFWEDDTWKFLADHGRKFYRSRPVSGSGGFSRRLRRGAPQLHDVATTALEKLMKESFGDGAEREPMLRNTRKPVLVPCYDLTSSAPLLFSRANALETNEFDFRLREVCQATLAEPGVLEQVRMRSVDGQTRCVAVGGALLMSNPGGAAVTHVLHNK